The Mesotoga infera nucleotide sequence CAGGAGAACTCTCCTATACGTATTACGTTCATTCCTATTTCCCTCATCATTTTGACGTCTTCTTTCCAGCGCTCGCGAGGCCAGTGCTCCGGATAGTAAGCTGCTCCGAACCAATTCATCCTTTAACACTCCCAACTGTAAGTCCTTCTATGAAGTACCTCTGGAAAAGAAGGAATACGACCAGAGGAACCACTGCTGCAATTATAGACCCTGCGGCCATCACATTCCAGCTCGTAATCCATTGACCCTGAAGATTTACAAGACCCAAGGTTACCGGCTTGAATCTGTCGCTCTGTATAAGTATTAGAGACCAAAGATAGTCGTTCCAGATCCATGTGAACTCGAGAATCCCTAGAGCTGCCATAGCAGGTACAACAAGCGGCAAAACGATTCTTCTGTATATCAAGAAGTGACCGGCTCCATCAATCATAGCTGCGTCGAATATACTTGCAGGAATCGTCTTCATGAAGTTTCTCAAGAAGAAAGTACAGAAACCAAGCTGGAATGCAATATGAAAGAGAATTACGCCGATATAGCTATCGTAGATTCCAAAAGAGATCGACATACGATATACGGGTATCAGAAGCATCTGAAAAGGAATCAGCATACCACCGACAAAGATCATGAGAATAGTCTTTGAAAGCCTGAAGTCATACCATGCTAAGGCAAAGGCGCCCAGACTGGAAAGGAACAGAGCGCCAAGGACTGAAGGCACGGTAATTATGAAGGTGTTCATGAAGTATCGGCCCATATTCGCGTCCTGCCAGGCAGTTGCATAGTTCTCAAATCTTACTTCTCTTGGCGGTTCCCACCATCTTCTTCCCAGCATGAGTTCATCCATGCTCTTCACTGAAGTAAACATGGTTATGACAAAAGGCATTAACCAGACAAGCACCAGGAGGGTGGCAAATACGTAGAAAAGGGTTCTCTTCATTCGTTTTCGACCTCCCTTTTCAACACATTTCGCATATACACCACAATGAATACCAGAGTGATCAAGAACTGAATAGTTGCAATTGATGATCCATAGCCCATCCTGTAATTATTGAATGCCTTGATGTACATATAATTTGCCATAACAGATGATGAGTAGAAAGGTCCGCCGCGTGTCAGAACATAGACGATATCGAAAGCCCTGAGAGAATCGATAACGCTTACTGTAACGGCCACAACGGTTGCAGGCTTCAGCATCGGAAGCACGATGCTCCAGAATCTCCTCCATGGACCGGCCCCGTCGACCGTTGCGGCTTCGACCAGTTCCCTTGGAACTCCTTTAAGGCCGGCAAGAAAGAGAACCATCGCGTAAGAAATCTGCCTCCAAGATGCTGCCATTATCAGAGAGTAAGTTACTACGGAGGGGTCGCTCAACCATGAAACCCCTTTGAATCCCAGTAACGCCAACAAACTGTTCAAGACACCGCTTCTCGGTTCGAGAATCCAGGACCAGATTTGTCCAATGACAACGAACGAAAGGGTCATAGGTAGGTAGATCAATGTCTTGTACACTCTATTTCCTCTAAATCCTTGGTCGAGCAAGATAGCAATTCCGAGCCCGGCAGGTACGCAAATCACTGCAAATCCAATAAGCCACTTAATATTGTTGATCAAGGAAACGATGAAATAGGGGTCTCTGAACAATTCTCTGAAGTTTTCCAGGCCGATGATATCTTTGGACATCGTGACCCCGTCCCAGCTGGTAAAGCTGAGAAGAAGCGTGCTGATCAAGGGATAGATGACCCATATAGAATACATCGTGAGAGGAAGGGCTAAAAAAGCCCAAGGGACCCATTTTCTGCTTTTCATTGTTTCCTCCAAACCAAGGTAATCATTGCCCATATCTTTCTCTTGAAGCCCATCATCTTACTTACTATTCCCACATGGTTCTCTCTTTTTCAGGACGCTACTTTCCGTGTTCCCACCCCGCTAATGCTTACTGTCCTCTTGCGTTGAGATGCGCGCTATCTGGGTAAGAGAGAGAAGCGCTTAGGATACACCTGGATGTCTTGAAGTCAGACTTAATAGCTCTTGTGACTCCTGACACTAGCTCATTCCTTCTCACGCCTTCTGCTATCTACTGGCTCCAAGTACAGATCAAGTCAATACCATATTGTGCCACTAACAGCATGCGAATACACTGGCGTGTTTCCAAGAACGATAACGTACCTCCTGACTTGTAGTCAATAATGAGGACATGAAGGACGGATCTTCACGAACCGCCCTTCATGTAGTTGTCTCACTTGTAGATCCTGTTTCTTTCGACTTCTAGATTCTTCAGAATTGTCTCGAGTCTGGAAGGGAAGGTCATGAATTCGACAAAACCATTCATTCCTGCATTAGCCATTTCCGGGTCGGTATCTCGATCATAGAACTGCATTACTCCGTCGGATGAGAGAATCATGTCCAGCCCCTTGTTAGCATGTTCGTCCGGCGCCGGAACATGCTTGTTCGCGGCCAGTCTTCCCAGTTCTGTAGCGAAATATTCTTGAGCTTCCTTCGAAGCGATGAATTTGAGGAATGTTTTGCCTGCTTCTTTGTTCTTGGCATTGGCCGGCATCATGAAGCCGTCGATTGGTGTATCCTCATACAAACCAATTTTCCCGTCAATAACCGGGAACCTGAAGAAGTCAAGATCCTCCTTGACGTCGGTTGGAGCAACATCCTTTATGAACTGTCCCATAAGATACATGCCTGCTTCACCGGTGAAAAGATAGTTGGCAGCCTCCTGCCATGTGTAGGACGTTGCATCCTTTATGAAGTAGCCATTGTCAACAAGCTGTTTCCAGTAAGCAAAGACCTCCTTCATTCCGTCATCCGTATAAGGGATTTCTCCATTTGTGAGTTTAAGCGCGTACTCGATTCCGTTCACTCTCATGTTTAGATAA carries:
- a CDS encoding carbohydrate ABC transporter substrate-binding protein; translated protein: MKRVLLAVLFVSIALVGLGVQKLVVNSYMSDPEPKRVFEELVEQFESMYPDYEVTVNTFAHEDFKVLLRTWLTSSNPPDVVTWFAGERMRYFASKDLLEPIGDIFENGFEAEFPKAFASASSYGDEIYFLPQSWYWWGVYYRKSVFEELGITVPVTWKQFLDVCETLKTNNMIPITIGTKYLWTAAGVFDYLNMRVNGIEYALKLTNGEIPYTDDGMKEVFAYWKQLVDNGYFIKDATSYTWQEAANYLFTGEAGMYLMGQFIKDVAPTDVKEDLDFFRFPVIDGKIGLYEDTPIDGFMMPANAKNKEAGKTFLKFIASKEAQEYFATELGRLAANKHVPAPDEHANKGLDMILSSDGVMQFYDRDTDPEMANAGMNGFVEFMTFPSRLETILKNLEVERNRIYK
- a CDS encoding carbohydrate ABC transporter permease, coding for MKRTLFYVFATLLVLVWLMPFVITMFTSVKSMDELMLGRRWWEPPREVRFENYATAWQDANMGRYFMNTFIITVPSVLGALFLSSLGAFALAWYDFRLSKTILMIFVGGMLIPFQMLLIPVYRMSISFGIYDSYIGVILFHIAFQLGFCTFFLRNFMKTIPASIFDAAMIDGAGHFLIYRRIVLPLVVPAMAALGILEFTWIWNDYLWSLILIQSDRFKPVTLGLVNLQGQWITSWNVMAAGSIIAAVVPLVVFLLFQRYFIEGLTVGSVKG
- a CDS encoding sugar ABC transporter permease; protein product: MKSRKWVPWAFLALPLTMYSIWVIYPLISTLLLSFTSWDGVTMSKDIIGLENFRELFRDPYFIVSLINNIKWLIGFAVICVPAGLGIAILLDQGFRGNRVYKTLIYLPMTLSFVVIGQIWSWILEPRSGVLNSLLALLGFKGVSWLSDPSVVTYSLIMAASWRQISYAMVLFLAGLKGVPRELVEAATVDGAGPWRRFWSIVLPMLKPATVVAVTVSVIDSLRAFDIVYVLTRGGPFYSSSVMANYMYIKAFNNYRMGYGSSIATIQFLITLVFIVVYMRNVLKREVENE